Part of the Longimicrobium sp. genome is shown below.
GTCCCCACCGCCGAGTACCGCGCCGTCGGCTCGCTCGACGACCTGCACGCGGCGCTCAACGAGATCGGCGTGCCCGCCGTGCTCAAGACTGCGCGCGGCGGCTACGACGGCAAGGGCCAGGCGGTGATCCGCGACCCGGCGGAGGCAGAGGCGGCGTTCCGCTCCGTGGCGCCGGAGGGTGCGGAGCTCATTCTGGAGGCCTTCGTCCGCTTCCGAATGGAGATCTCGGTGGTCTGCGCGCGCGGGCCGGGCGGCGAGATCGCGTGCTTTCCCGTGGGCGAGAACGAGCACCGCGGCGGCATCCTCCACTCCACCGTCGCCCCGGCGCGTATCTCCCCGGAGCTGGCGGAGGAGGCGCGGCGGATCGCGTGCGCCCTGGCCGAGGGGCTGGAGGTGGTGGGGCTGCTGGCGGTGGAGATGTTCGTGGGCGAGGACGACGTCATCCGGATGAACGAGATCGCGCCGCGCCCCCACAACTCCGGGCACTACACCTGGGAGGCGTGCCCCGTGTCGCAGTTCGAGCAGCAGCTCCGCGCGGTGTGCGGGCTCCCGCTCGGCTCGGCGGATCTGCTATGGCCTGCCGCCATGGTCAACCTGATGGGGGACGACGCCGGAACCGGGCTGGGGCGGGCGGGTACGGCTGAGATGATGGCGGTGCCGATGGCCGCGCTGCACCTGTACGGAAAGGCGGAGTCGCGCCCCGGCCGCAAGATGGGCCACGTGACGGCGCTGGGCGGCACGGCGGACGAGGCGCTGGAGCGGGCGGACTGTGCCTGGCGCGCGCTGGTGAACAAGGTGCACACTGGCGCCCTTGCGCCGGCCAGCGAGTGAGGCAATTGTACGATCAGCGGTCCGAAGCGGATCACCTTCCTCTCACCGTCCTCCCGGGGATGCGCGCCCCGTCCCCGCCACGGGACGCACACCGGCGCCGTGGAATGCCGCGATCAAGGCGTTCCGCCCGGCCCTTCACCTGAAACCCGCGTGTATCCCCTGGCGTAAACGTTTGGGAACGCGCGGTGTACTGAGGACAGCGGTACGTGGCCCGCCGATTGCCTTGATCGGTGGGTGACTCTAAGCAAGGGAGGCTCCGTGATCCTTCACTTCAACTTCGAAGAGCTCCGCGCGCTTTCGGCCGCGATCGAGCTCATGGCGACCGACAGTGGTCGCTTCGGTGCGGTTGCCGCACCGCCGGAGGGCGTGGCGAAGGTGGA
Proteins encoded:
- a CDS encoding 5-(carboxyamino)imidazole ribonucleotide synthase — encoded protein: MTPILPGSTIGIVGGGQLGRMFVMEARRMGYRIVVWDPAADSPAAAIADETIIAPFHDADAALELARRSDVVTLEWENADVDTLRALEAVVPVRPGPDVLEVAQHRIREKDAARRLGVPTAEYRAVGSLDDLHAALNEIGVPAVLKTARGGYDGKGQAVIRDPAEAEAAFRSVAPEGAELILEAFVRFRMEISVVCARGPGGEIACFPVGENEHRGGILHSTVAPARISPELAEEARRIACALAEGLEVVGLLAVEMFVGEDDVIRMNEIAPRPHNSGHYTWEACPVSQFEQQLRAVCGLPLGSADLLWPAAMVNLMGDDAGTGLGRAGTAEMMAVPMAALHLYGKAESRPGRKMGHVTALGGTADEALERADCAWRALVNKVHTGALAPASE